In the Malania oleifera isolate guangnan ecotype guangnan chromosome 1, ASM2987363v1, whole genome shotgun sequence genome, one interval contains:
- the LOC131151843 gene encoding G-type lectin S-receptor-like serine/threonine-protein kinase At4g27290 — MNLFLCFMFLSTNVLLFLSQISAAADTISKYESLTDGKTLVSSEGSFELGFFSPGDSGNRYLGIWYKNIPVKTVVWVANRERPINGSSGALKINGTGGLVLLNQSDGGVVWSSRSSKEARNPIAKLLDSGNFVLKDEKDSDPESYLWQSFDYPSDTLLPGMKLGWDLKTGLNRRLVAWKTADDPSPGDLCFEIELDGYPESVMLKGSTKYFRGGPWNGLRYSGAPELRLNPVFSYKFVSNREEVFYTYELKNKSVISRVVLNQTDFPRRQRFVWIEAIKTWKLYGSVPRDYCDRYGLCGAYGICIINESPVCMCLKGFRPNSEEQWNLMDWSSGCVRNTPLNCGNEDGFAKFEGLKLPDTTHTWVNTSMNLKECKAKCLVSCSCMAYANSDIRGGGSGCAMWFGDLIDIRQLSDGGQVLYIRMAASDIGGENGPQRHIAVVIVAAVVLISVLLIASYFICKCRTNMKEQEEGLDLPSFSMATIIDATDNFSDKNKLGEGGFGPVYKGTLQDGQEIAVKRLSVDSGQGLNEFKNEVILISKLQHRNLVKLLGFCIVRAERMLIYEYMSNKSLDFFIFDETRGKLLDWYKRFNIICGIARGLLYLHQDSRLRIIHRDLKASNILLDNEMNPKISDFGLARSFGSDHTVGNTKKVVGTYGYMAPEYAVDGLFSIKSDVFSFGVLLLEVVTGKKNRGFYHPSHSHNLIGHAWRLWREGRPIELTNELYGDNSCLLSEVLRCIHVGLLCVQQHPEDRPNMSTVGLMLASESSMPQPKEPGFFIGRSPIGEGDASSSKNRSFSTNEISITTLEGR; from the exons ATGAACTTATTCCTCTGTTTTATGTTTTTGAGTACTAATGTTCTACTCTTCCTCTCCCAGATCTCCGCTGCAGCTGACACAATTAGTAAATACGAATCACTGACCGATGGCAAGACCTTGGTGTCCAGTGAAGGAAGTTTCGAACTGGGATTCTTCAGTCCAGGCGACTCTGGGAACCGTTACTTGGGGATATGGTACAAGAACATCCCAGTTAAAACTGTTGTGTGGGTTGCAAACCGTGAGAGGCCAATCAACGGCTCCTCCGGCGCGTTGAAGATTAATGGCACCGGCGGCCTTGTTCTTCTCAATCAGTCTGATGGGGGTGTTGTTTGGTCGTCCAGGTCGTCCAAGGAAGCCCGGAATCCAATTGCCAAGCTCTTGGATTCAGGAAATTTTGTCTTGAAAGATGAGAAAGACAGTGACCCAGAAAGCTATTTGTGGCAAAGCTTCGACTATCCATCGGACACATTGCTCCCGGGGATGAAGCTCGGGTGGGACTTGAAGACTGGTCTCAACCGGCGCCTCGTGGCCTGGAAGACTGCGGATGATCCGTCGCCGGGGGACCTTTGTTTCGAGATAGAACTTGATGGGTATCCTGAGAGTGTTATGCTGAAGGGTTCTACAAAGTATTTCCGGGGTGGGCCGTGGAATGGCCTCCGTTACAGTGGTGCCCCGGAGCTAAGGCTGAATCCAGTTTTCAGCTACAAGTTTGTGTCCAACAGAGAGGAAGTGTTCTATACGTACGAGCTCAAGAACAAGTCTGTGATCTCAAGGGTTGTGCTGAACCAAACTGATTTCCCCCGTCGCCAGcgctttgtatggattgaagctaTAAAAACTTGGAAGCTTTATGGATCGGTACCAAGAGATTACTGCGACAGATATGGCTTGTGTGGTGCCTATGGAATTTGCATCATTAATGAGTCCCCAGTTTGTATGTGCTTGAAAGGGTTCAGACCTAATTCAGAGGAGCAATGGAATTTGATGGACTGGTCGAGTGGGTGCGTGCGGAATACGCCATTGAACTGCGGGAATGAAGATGGGTTTGCCAAATTTGAAGGGTTGAAATTGCCGGATACTACACATACTTGGGTGAACACCAGTATGAACCTTAAGGAATGCAAGGCCAAATGCTTGGTCAGTTGTTCTTGTATGGCTTATGCAAACTCGGACATTAGGGGAGGAGGCAGCGGCTGTGCCATGTGGTTTGGTGATCTTATTGATATTCGGCAGCTTTCGGATGGGGGACAGGTGCTCTACATTCGAATGGCTGCTTCAGATATTG GTGGTGAAAATGGACCTCAGCGTCATATTGCGGTTGTAATTGTAGCTGCCGTTGTACTCATTTCTGTCCTGCTTATAGCCAGCTATTTTATTTGCAAATGCAGAACAAACATGAAAG AGCAAGAGGAAGGCCTGGATCTACCATCATTCAGCATGGCCACAATAATTGATGCCACTGATAACTTCTCAGATAAGAACAAGCTTGGAGAAGGTGGTTTTGGACCTGTGTACAAG GGCACGCTGCAGGATGGCCAAGAAATTGCTGTTAAGCGGCTTTCTGTAGACTCTGGACAGGGATTGAATGAGTTCAAAAATGAAGTTATACTAATTTCAAAGCTTCAGCACCGAAACCTTGTAAAGCTCCTTGGTTTTTGCATTGTCAGAGCAGAAAGGATGTTGATTTATGAATACATGTCTAATAAAAGCTTGGacttctttatttttg ATGAAACAAGAGGGAAACTATTAGATTGGTATAAGCGTTTCAATATTATTTGTGGAATTGCTCGGGGGCTTCTGTATCTTCATCAAGATTCCCGATTGAGGATTATCCATAGAGATCTAAAAGCAAGTAACATTTTACTTGATAATGAGATGAACCCAAAGATCTCAGATTTTGGCTTGGCCAGATCTTTTGGAAGTGATCATACAGTGGGAAACACAAAGAAAGTAGTTGGAACTTA TGGTTACATGGCACCAGAATATGCTGTTGACGGACTATTCTCAATAAAATCGGATGTGTTCAGCTTTGGCGTTTTGCTGCTGGAAGTAGTAACTGGAAAGAAAAATAGAGGGTTTTATCACCCAAGCCATAGCCACAACCTCATTGGGCAT GCATGGAGATTGTGGAGAGAAGGCAGACCTATAGAATTGACCAATGAACTATATGGGGACAACTCATGCCTTCTATCTGAAGTGTTACGATGTATCCATGTTGGCCTTTTGTGCGTGCAGCAGCATCCTGAGGACAGGCCAAACATGTCAACTGTGGGTCTAATGCTGGCTAGTGAGAGCTCAATGCCTCAGCCAAAAGAACCCGGTTTCTTCATAGGCAGGAGCCCAATTGGTGAAGGAGATGCTTCATCCAGCAAGAACAGATCATTTTCAACAAATGAAATTTCCATTACAACATTGGAGGGTCGATAG